Proteins encoded within one genomic window of Spirulina major PCC 6313:
- a CDS encoding fatty acid desaturase — protein sequence MTALSSRPAAPAHSWVGLAIALVIITAYLGSWYGVLRLDLATLPWGLILLAIAFRTFCHTGLFITAHDAIHGTVFPQNQRLNDGIGAIALFLYALFLYPVMREKHLQHHANPATADDPDYYSDAQRNPALWYGRFIWDYLQGPHRWIVLGGMTLLFHSLFWLGHVPLSNLLLLWVLPNVISSMQLFFIGIYLPHRDPPDGHQNQHRSTTLPLPVFWSWLACYHFGYHWEHHEYPHVPWYRLPAYHAHPPQG from the coding sequence ATGACCGCTTTATCTTCCCGTCCCGCAGCACCCGCCCATTCCTGGGTCGGATTAGCGATCGCCCTAGTGATTATTACCGCGTATCTTGGCAGTTGGTATGGTGTGCTGCGGCTCGATTTAGCGACCTTACCGTGGGGATTGATCCTCTTAGCGATCGCGTTTCGCACCTTTTGCCATACGGGGCTGTTCATCACCGCCCACGATGCGATCCATGGCACAGTGTTTCCGCAAAATCAACGCCTTAATGATGGGATTGGTGCGATCGCGCTCTTTCTCTACGCCCTGTTCCTCTATCCGGTGATGCGCGAAAAACACCTCCAACACCACGCCAACCCCGCCACCGCCGACGACCCCGACTACTACAGCGATGCCCAACGTAACCCTGCTCTTTGGTATGGCCGTTTCATTTGGGACTATCTCCAAGGCCCGCACCGCTGGATTGTCTTGGGTGGGATGACGCTACTCTTCCATAGTTTGTTTTGGCTGGGTCATGTGCCCTTAAGTAACTTGCTATTGCTGTGGGTGCTGCCCAATGTGATTAGTTCGATGCAACTGTTTTTCATTGGGATTTATCTTCCCCACCGCGATCCCCCTGATGGCCATCAAAATCAACACCGCTCCACAACTTTGCCATTACCGGTATTCTGGTCATGGTTGGCTTGTTATCATTTTGGCTACCATTGGGAACATCACGAGTATCCCCATGTCCCGTGGTATCGCCTCCCGGCCTACCATGCTCACCCCCCCCAGGGCTAA
- a CDS encoding CHAT domain-containing protein, with amino-acid sequence MKILEFQLSVTPLGEDRYLIRTEKVEPGVPLAEEQVSWPVADWIALTRQLMDDPIVQFLNPAESDSSATPRPDLLTLGQEFYRHLFHGSLYDSWIASRSIAYHQEAMLRFRLGLKGDRLPRLPWEVLHAPPTASGSDRFRPLATGTEVLFSRYHSGPLVDFKGSDPLTESEPVRVLMAIAQPSDQANLTLAQEVKHLKTELAHQHPTPIELTLLQQPGRETLTQTLEQGHYHVFHYSGHSGLGNSGGDVYLVNPMSGLAEQIDGDDLAGLLVNNGIQLAIFNSCRSGHTIFNSEQEQSLAEALIQQGVPAVLAMAERIPDEVALTLTRLLYRNLSLGYPLDLSLSRARQGLLSAYGSSQLYWALPVLYLNPSLQSRLTIPLAVPDDEDVLPDWLKTEAIAAEPADDTEPDDAELATLIKDIFPTLDESDRPPVSTPAAEPVPAPPPTPIAPTPQVRITPPKSRPIWPYVVGGMGAIALALTGGWVAQQVGSPTPEAVEASPDLQNLDPVSSDRVTSLAIESFSQGNIEDGLQAVTALLDRNALPLAESALAAVAVERLDDPAVSFLRGRLAWQAIASGNTTYAISDARRYWETAAKGAPDVIPYHTALGFAYYSEGLIDRANQAWYDAIALVEAATNTPSAAQQTPYAGLALGLNALATEPDARNSDELRQQAIALQRQVLTAQPQAFQAQALSQDWIWTDAMITTWQTLAP; translated from the coding sequence ATGAAAATTTTAGAGTTTCAACTCTCAGTCACGCCCCTGGGAGAGGATCGGTATCTCATCCGCACGGAAAAAGTGGAGCCGGGTGTGCCGTTGGCGGAAGAGCAAGTCTCGTGGCCGGTGGCGGATTGGATCGCCTTAACGCGACAGTTAATGGATGATCCCATTGTGCAATTCCTCAATCCGGCAGAGTCCGACTCCTCAGCCACACCGCGCCCGGATTTATTGACTCTGGGCCAAGAGTTTTACCGCCATCTGTTCCACGGCAGTTTGTACGACAGTTGGATTGCATCGCGGAGCATTGCCTATCATCAAGAGGCGATGTTGCGATTTCGACTGGGGTTAAAGGGCGATCGCCTGCCGCGCCTCCCCTGGGAAGTGCTCCACGCCCCCCCGACGGCCAGCGGTTCGGATCGGTTTCGTCCCCTGGCTACGGGGACAGAGGTGCTGTTTTCCCGCTACCACAGCGGCCCCCTGGTGGATTTCAAAGGGAGCGACCCGCTCACAGAATCTGAACCGGTGCGGGTCTTGATGGCGATCGCGCAACCCAGCGACCAAGCTAACCTCACCCTCGCTCAAGAAGTCAAACACCTCAAAACCGAACTCGCCCACCAACATCCCACCCCGATCGAACTCACCCTCCTCCAACAACCGGGGCGCGAAACCCTGACCCAAACCCTCGAACAAGGTCACTACCATGTCTTTCACTATTCCGGCCACAGCGGCTTAGGCAATTCCGGCGGCGATGTGTATTTGGTCAATCCCATGTCTGGCTTGGCCGAGCAGATTGACGGCGATGATCTGGCGGGGCTGTTGGTCAACAATGGGATTCAGTTGGCGATTTTCAATTCCTGCCGCAGCGGTCACACGATTTTTAACAGCGAGCAAGAGCAAAGCCTGGCTGAGGCTCTGATTCAGCAGGGGGTTCCGGCGGTGCTGGCCATGGCGGAACGGATTCCCGATGAAGTGGCGTTAACCCTGACGCGGTTGCTCTATCGCAATTTGAGTCTGGGTTATCCCCTGGATCTCAGCCTCAGTCGGGCGCGGCAGGGGTTGCTCTCGGCCTACGGGTCGTCGCAGTTGTATTGGGCGTTACCGGTGCTGTATCTCAATCCCAGCCTCCAGAGCCGCTTAACGATTCCCTTGGCTGTGCCCGATGACGAGGATGTGTTACCGGATTGGTTAAAGACGGAAGCGATCGCAGCCGAACCTGCGGACGATACCGAGCCGGATGATGCGGAGTTGGCGACCCTGATTAAAGATATTTTTCCGACCTTAGATGAGAGCGATCGCCCTCCGGTCTCCACTCCCGCCGCCGAGCCCGTGCCCGCCCCGCCCCCGACTCCGATCGCCCCTACACCCCAAGTCCGGATCACCCCGCCCAAATCCCGCCCGATCTGGCCCTATGTGGTGGGAGGGATGGGTGCGATCGCTCTGGCGTTAACAGGGGGCTGGGTGGCGCAACAGGTGGGATCACCCACGCCGGAGGCGGTGGAAGCGTCGCCGGATTTGCAAAATTTAGACCCCGTGAGCAGCGATCGCGTCACCAGTTTGGCCATTGAATCTTTCAGCCAGGGCAATATTGAAGATGGCCTGCAAGCGGTGACCGCGTTGCTCGATCGCAATGCTTTACCGTTGGCGGAATCGGCCCTCGCTGCGGTGGCCGTGGAACGCTTAGATGATCCGGCGGTGAGTTTTCTCCGGGGGCGGTTGGCCTGGCAAGCGATCGCCAGTGGCAACACCACCTACGCGATCAGCGATGCTCGCCGCTATTGGGAAACCGCCGCCAAGGGTGCGCCCGATGTCATCCCCTACCACACGGCTCTCGGTTTTGCCTATTACAGCGAAGGCTTGATCGACCGGGCGAATCAGGCTTGGTATGATGCGATCGCCTTAGTCGAAGCCGCAACCAACACCCCCAGCGCCGCCCAACAAACCCCCTACGCCGGTCTCGCCTTGGGTCTCAATGCCCTTGCCACGGAACCCGACGCCCGCAACAGTGACGAACTCCGCCAGCAAGCGATCGCCCTCCAACGCCAAGTCCTCACCGCCCAGCCCCAAGCCTTCCAAGCCCAAGCCCTCAGCCAAGACTGGATCTGGACAGACGCAATGATCACCACCTGGCAAACCCTCGCCCCCTAA
- a CDS encoding DUF7507 domain-containing protein — translation MFRTRACLLTLATLLLSPAIAHAEGSVDLVRNGENRPFLLGRNGFDDSGIIPRQNVIKVYAKVGETIQMGSSAVDIGNGRIEYISPSGAVASCPSNSFDTFGRAIGFIETKAQETAGPDPNNTLGGYSPCTVTAGEGGIWQVRFISPNVGGSGQSAAPPEPPSGDDWIAQDSDDFFVAAWDVTVREAPSGRVFANYLPLRLSTVNSNGTENLGKQITSQLLALTRDGYQYDVQFNGLAPQGFTFFANNKGFTTTTSDPDRDIKVGDASFQSIVANTIGGSFDLHNPATGDTSGNITHKLFFNLPDSSTENDVVGNGEWWLRSPDPPPDPEQFKFIGEEGTVGQAGTSPLKGSFYFNNPSTTREFTYTIGLDVDQDGQITTGGRDVILIGTAEPGTNQVNWDGKDGQGVDLPASNLTYQAEVTLSGGEAHFPLIDVETNSGGIIINRCDESIRITCSSVSDQIFYNDTDLGGDQAILGTSSTTNPHTWGTNFGDQRGIDTWVSIPSQAIPLQDSITIKEANLVTDKQAEGSDFFPGGVINYTLTVQNNGPSDLLPTTANDPDTGPPSEDRARVTDTFPSGIENVTWTCTISTIADPNTVLRACDAPSGSGDIDEYVGLAAGEQASFAIAGAISSTITAGTTITNSATSSVPNDVTDPSTDPNSQKENTDDAQIVVAALDPTELTIIKEANEVGDADDQFTIGDTINYTITIENIGTATAYGVAVTDPTPPGLTLDSKTDTCADTFSGTLPSGQTCTVTLTYTVPADYSGSDDITNTATVTGTNLEDSNGNAIDPNIGIDATETVSRVFQADLSLNKTVSANTVGNTTTVTYTLTVQNAGIDDVTGAAVTDNVPDTLTNVQWTCTASTGSVCGVASGTGDLSTTVDLLKDGSAVYTITGDVASTFNGTLTNNASVAPPAGITDPNNANNDDTENIILPLNTADLSLNKIVSANTVGNTTTVTYTLTVNNAGEANVTGAAVVDDVPDTLTNVQWTCTASTGSVCGVASGTGDLSTTVDLLKDGSAVYTITGDVASTFNGTLTNNASVAPPSGITDPNNANNDDTENIILPLNTADLSLNKIVSANTVGNTTTVTYTLTVNNAGEANVTGAAVVDDVPDTLTNVQWTCTASTGSACGAASGTGDLSTTVDLPKDGSAVYTITGDVASTFNGTLTNSASVSPPAGITDPNETDPNTNNRDDAPITLPVNTADLGITKTVNKTVSNNQTTVVYELTVTNGGAANVTGLRVIDDVPDAIANVTWTCVATNGTCSAANGTGDLDTTVDLLNGGSAVYRITGTVPANFSGALNNNARIEPPNTIVDSTPNNNTAVAPTTVASADVVVTKDVSNNGQPGQYTYLLTIRNNGPDTAENVVVQDRLATGATFQTASDGGAFDSTTNRVNWTIGNLTNGQTVTRSVTVSLPDDNNTYTNIASGSSDIPDPNLGNNDGSRSDAQVTTTPAAPPAELTIATDGPTTFNPGETITYTVNLSNLDNVDALNAVLDNPSLRDAGFTFIPDPNGCTTLPCNLGTIPANSTETITLTFKVPDNYELTTPLTNTAVVDYSNDPTPDTNPTATSPTRLANADLITTKTGERSGPLGDYTYTIRTENLGPDTATNVQIYDTIPAGVTVKEISDGGRQEGDRILWDLASLAPGAQNAIVRTVTLTLSDDGTYTNIARSTSDTLDTDPNNNNGSSDTAKVETIVPLEPTDVQLEIQPPASFKPGEEITFTYTLTNNSPSINAEGVALDIPLPDSLEFVSTSCTNDLPCDFGTVPAGEVRTITVTYRVPEDFSATTITATGNVTLSNPDSVPTNNVAEQTTELFVGEPNLRLVKRITEVLRNGVRLAGVDFDQVVDDPSDADDNAAGWGDLLGVVTIPDSIQLQSGDVVEYALYLLSDGTAAVENVQLCDLIPENTTFLTDTYGTGRGMVLELGDQETRLSNGADGDLGRYFPALNPVTAPCSNGNNPNGAVWLEGLTLEPEAMATLRFRVVVD, via the coding sequence ATGTTCCGCACCCGCGCCTGCCTTTTAACCCTCGCTACGTTGTTGCTCTCGCCTGCGATCGCTCATGCTGAAGGGAGCGTGGATCTGGTCAGGAATGGTGAAAATCGCCCTTTTTTACTGGGCCGCAATGGATTTGACGATTCTGGCATTATTCCACGCCAAAATGTGATCAAAGTCTATGCCAAAGTCGGTGAAACCATCCAAATGGGATCATCCGCCGTGGACATCGGTAACGGCCGCATTGAATATATTTCTCCCAGTGGTGCTGTTGCTTCGTGTCCCTCTAATAGTTTTGATACTTTTGGGCGTGCGATCGGTTTTATTGAAACGAAAGCCCAAGAAACGGCTGGCCCCGACCCCAATAACACTCTAGGTGGCTACAGTCCTTGCACCGTCACGGCTGGTGAAGGCGGCATTTGGCAAGTCCGTTTTATCAGTCCAAACGTGGGGGGATCGGGTCAAAGCGCTGCCCCTCCTGAGCCACCCTCCGGCGATGATTGGATTGCCCAAGATAGTGATGACTTTTTTGTGGCGGCTTGGGATGTCACTGTTCGAGAAGCCCCAAGCGGTCGGGTTTTTGCCAACTACCTTCCCCTCCGTCTGAGCACGGTTAATTCTAATGGAACTGAAAATCTTGGCAAACAAATCACCTCCCAACTGCTCGCCCTTACCCGTGATGGCTATCAATACGATGTGCAATTCAATGGTCTTGCCCCCCAAGGTTTCACATTCTTTGCCAATAACAAAGGATTTACCACTACCACCTCTGACCCTGACCGTGATATCAAAGTTGGGGATGCCAGTTTTCAATCCATCGTAGCCAACACCATTGGGGGGAGTTTCGACCTCCATAATCCGGCTACGGGTGATACATCTGGCAATATTACCCACAAGCTGTTTTTCAATCTGCCCGACAGCAGTACTGAAAATGATGTGGTGGGTAACGGTGAGTGGTGGTTGCGATCGCCTGATCCTCCCCCCGATCCAGAACAGTTTAAATTTATCGGCGAAGAAGGAACCGTTGGCCAAGCCGGAACCAGCCCCCTCAAAGGCTCCTTCTACTTCAACAACCCCTCCACCACCCGCGAATTCACCTACACCATCGGCCTGGACGTAGATCAAGATGGGCAAATCACCACAGGTGGACGAGATGTAATCCTGATTGGGACAGCAGAACCGGGCACAAACCAAGTGAACTGGGACGGTAAAGACGGCCAAGGGGTTGACCTTCCCGCCAGCAACCTGACCTATCAAGCTGAAGTCACTCTCTCCGGTGGTGAAGCGCACTTTCCCCTCATTGACGTGGAAACCAACAGCGGCGGCATCATTATCAACCGTTGTGATGAATCAATCCGAATCACCTGTAGTTCTGTCTCCGACCAAATCTTTTACAACGATACGGATCTAGGGGGTGATCAAGCCATCCTAGGTACGAGCAGCACCACAAATCCTCACACTTGGGGAACGAACTTTGGCGATCAACGGGGGATTGATACTTGGGTCTCCATTCCCAGCCAAGCCATTCCCCTCCAAGACTCAATTACCATCAAAGAAGCGAACCTCGTCACCGACAAACAAGCCGAAGGCTCTGATTTTTTTCCAGGTGGAGTGATTAACTACACACTCACTGTTCAAAACAACGGCCCCAGTGACTTACTCCCCACCACCGCCAACGATCCAGATACAGGGCCGCCGAGTGAAGATCGCGCCCGTGTTACTGATACGTTTCCCAGCGGTATTGAAAACGTCACCTGGACTTGTACGATTAGCACTATCGCTGACCCTAACACTGTCCTGCGGGCTTGTGACGCTCCTAGTGGTTCTGGTGATATTGATGAGTATGTTGGCTTGGCTGCTGGGGAGCAGGCTAGTTTTGCGATCGCAGGTGCGATCTCATCCACCATCACCGCTGGCACAACCATCACCAACAGCGCCACATCCAGCGTCCCCAACGATGTCACCGACCCCAGCACCGATCCCAACAGCCAAAAAGAAAACACAGACGATGCCCAAATTGTCGTCGCTGCCCTCGACCCAACCGAACTGACCATCATCAAAGAAGCTAATGAGGTGGGGGATGCCGATGATCAATTCACAATTGGCGACACGATCAACTACACCATTACCATCGAAAATATCGGAACTGCAACCGCCTATGGTGTAGCCGTCACCGACCCCACCCCCCCAGGTCTCACCCTAGACAGCAAAACAGACACTTGCGCCGACACCTTTAGCGGCACTCTCCCCAGCGGCCAAACCTGTACCGTCACCCTGACCTACACCGTCCCCGCTGACTATAGTGGCTCCGACGACATCACCAACACCGCCACCGTCACTGGGACAAACCTTGAAGACAGCAACGGGAATGCAATCGACCCCAACATCGGTATTGATGCAACTGAAACAGTTTCACGGGTCTTTCAAGCTGACTTAAGCTTGAACAAAACCGTCAGCGCTAACACCGTTGGAAACACCACCACCGTCACCTATACCCTCACTGTCCAGAATGCTGGTATTGATGATGTCACAGGAGCCGCTGTCACCGATAATGTGCCGGATACGTTGACCAATGTGCAATGGACTTGTACCGCGAGTACAGGAAGTGTGTGTGGTGTAGCGAGTGGAACAGGGGATTTAAGTACGACGGTTGATCTGCTCAAAGATGGGTCAGCAGTCTACACCATTACAGGGGATGTGGCGAGTACGTTTAACGGGACACTGACAAATAATGCTAGTGTTGCGCCGCCCGCTGGAATTACCGATCCGAATAATGCGAATAACGATGATACGGAAAACATTATTCTGCCTCTCAACACAGCAGATTTAAGTCTGAATAAAATCGTCAGCGCGAACACAGTCGGCAACACCACTACAGTCACCTATACGCTCACTGTTAACAATGCGGGAGAAGCGAATGTCACGGGGGCTGCTGTTGTTGATGATGTGCCGGATACGTTGACTAATGTGCAATGGACTTGTACCGCGAGTACAGGAAGTGTGTGTGGTGTAGCGAGTGGAACAGGGGATTTAAGTACGACGGTTGATCTGCTCAAAGATGGGTCAGCAGTCTACACCATTACAGGGGATGTGGCGAGTACGTTTAACGGGACACTGACAAATAATGCTAGTGTTGCGCCGCCCTCTGGAATTACCGATCCGAATAATGCGAATAACGATGATACGGAAAACATTATTCTGCCTCTCAACACAGCAGATTTAAGTCTGAATAAAATCGTCAGCGCGAACACAGTCGGCAACACCACTACAGTCACCTATACGCTCACTGTTAACAATGCGGGAGAAGCGAATGTCACGGGGGCTGCTGTTGTTGATGATGTGCCGGATACGTTGACTAATGTGCAATGGACTTGTACCGCGAGTACAGGGAGTGCGTGTGGTGCAGCGAGTGGGACGGGGGATTTGAGTACAACGGTTGATCTACCTAAAGATGGATCAGCGGTGTATACGATTACAGGAGATGTGGCGAGTACATTTAACGGGACATTAACCAACAGTGCGAGTGTTAGCCCGCCGGCGGGGATTACTGACCCGAATGAAACTGATCCGAATACGAATAATCGTGATGATGCGCCGATTACGTTACCCGTGAATACTGCTGATTTGGGGATTACAAAAACGGTGAATAAAACCGTGAGTAATAATCAAACCACGGTGGTCTATGAACTCACGGTGACGAATGGAGGGGCGGCGAATGTGACGGGGTTGCGGGTGATTGATGATGTGCCGGATGCGATCGCTAACGTCACATGGACTTGTGTCGCCACCAATGGAACCTGTAGCGCGGCCAATGGCACGGGAGATCTAGATACGACGGTGGATTTGTTGAACGGGGGGAGTGCGGTGTATCGCATTACGGGGACGGTTCCGGCGAATTTTAGTGGTGCTCTGAATAACAATGCGCGGATTGAGCCGCCGAATACCATTGTTGACAGCACCCCCAACAACAACACCGCAGTTGCCCCTACCACAGTCGCAAGTGCTGATGTTGTCGTGACCAAAGATGTGTCCAACAATGGGCAGCCAGGCCAGTACACTTACCTCCTCACCATCAGGAACAACGGCCCGGATACGGCTGAAAATGTGGTGGTTCAGGATCGACTAGCGACGGGGGCAACGTTCCAAACGGCTTCGGATGGAGGGGCGTTTGATAGCACGACTAATCGGGTGAACTGGACGATTGGCAATCTCACCAATGGACAAACGGTGACGCGATCGGTAACGGTCAGCCTGCCTGATGATAACAACACCTATACCAACATTGCGTCTGGGTCGTCGGATATTCCTGATCCGAACTTGGGTAATAATGACGGGTCGCGGAGTGATGCTCAGGTGACGACTACACCCGCCGCCCCCCCTGCCGAACTGACGATCGCCACCGATGGCCCCACCACCTTTAACCCTGGCGAAACAATTACCTACACCGTTAACCTCAGCAATCTAGACAATGTTGATGCCTTGAATGCAGTGCTGGATAACCCTTCCTTACGTGATGCCGGGTTTACCTTTATCCCTGATCCAAACGGCTGTACAACCTTGCCCTGTAATCTGGGCACGATTCCCGCCAACAGCACCGAAACGATTACCCTCACGTTCAAAGTTCCCGACAATTACGAACTCACCACCCCCCTCACCAATACCGCCGTCGTAGACTACAGCAACGATCCCACCCCGGACACGAACCCCACCGCCACCTCGCCCACCCGCTTGGCCAATGCTGATCTGATCACCACCAAAACAGGGGAGCGGAGTGGCCCACTTGGTGACTATACCTACACCATTCGGACGGAAAACCTCGGCCCCGATACCGCCACTAATGTACAAATTTACGACACCATCCCAGCCGGGGTAACGGTGAAAGAGATCTCTGATGGCGGACGGCAGGAGGGCGATCGCATCCTCTGGGATCTGGCCAGCCTTGCCCCCGGCGCACAAAATGCGATCGTTCGTACTGTGACCCTCACCCTCAGTGATGACGGAACCTACACCAACATCGCCCGCAGCACCTCCGACACCCTCGACACCGACCCCAACAACAACAACGGCAGCAGCGACACCGCCAAGGTTGAAACCATCGTCCCCCTCGAACCCACGGATGTGCAGCTTGAGATTCAACCCCCAGCCTCCTTCAAACCGGGTGAAGAGATTACCTTCACCTACACTCTCACCAACAACAGCCCCAGCATTAATGCTGAAGGAGTTGCGTTGGATATTCCCCTGCCGGATAGCTTGGAGTTTGTGAGCACCAGTTGTACTAATGATCTTCCCTGCGACTTTGGCACAGTACCTGCGGGGGAAGTTCGCACCATTACAGTGACCTATCGTGTGCCTGAAGACTTCAGCGCCACCACGATCACCGCCACCGGTAATGTAACCCTCAGCAATCCTGACAGCGTCCCCACCAATAACGTAGCGGAGCAAACAACAGAGCTATTTGTGGGTGAGCCAAATTTGCGGTTGGTGAAGCGGATTACGGAGGTGTTGCGGAATGGGGTGCGTTTGGCGGGGGTGGATTTTGATCAGGTGGTGGATGATCCGAGCGATGCGGATGATAACGCGGCGGGGTGGGGTGATTTGCTCGGCGTGGTAACGATTCCCGATTCGATTCAGTTGCAGAGTGGGGATGTGGTGGAATATGCGCTGTATTTGCTGTCCGATGGGACGGCGGCGGTGGAGAATGTGCAACTGTGCGATTTGATTCCCGAAAATACGACATTTTTAACCGATACCTACGGCACGGGGCGGGGCATGGTCTTGGAGTTGGGGGATCAAGAGACGCGGTTGAGTAATGGGGCGGATGGGGATTTGGGACGCTATTTCCCGGCGCTGAACCCGGTCACGGCTCCCTGTAGTAATGGGAATAATCCCAATGGGGCGGTGTGGTTGGAGGGGTTGACCCTTGAGCCGGAGGCGATGGCAACGCTGCGGTTCCGCGTCGTGGTGGATTAG